A DNA window from Actinomadura luzonensis contains the following coding sequences:
- a CDS encoding serine/threonine-protein kinase has protein sequence MSDSAAVTVGGRYRLLKAIGRGGMGKVWQAHDEVLGRDVAVKEVLPPPDLTGPEREVFALRTFREARAAGRVAHPGVATVYDVLEEGGHPWIVMQLVPSRTLGELIRSEGPLSPEETARIGLQLMEALRAAHAAGVLHRDVKPDNVLLAEDGRAVLTDFGIATTEDDTPVTRTGVLIGTPAFIAPERAAGGRASAASDLWSLGVTLYLAVEGHSPFQRDNPLTTLGAVMHADPEPLTRAGALAPVLHGLLRKDPAQRMTLDEAERELSAILLGGAAGGAGTLPPTVVVPGGALAADPAADPAAGLAAGPAAGPGAGTAGGAAAGAAGAWAAQAGAAQAGPSQVGPSQAGPSQVGPSQVGPSQAGAPGPGAAHPGAAGPVTPGPGAAAPGAAGAGAAGAGAAGAGVAGATVPAGGGEAGGPVGPGGTAEPGTVVGGGRRRHGVPWAAIAGGAVLVAAVTGGAAWWSGRADGSLRSPSATQPAVVTGNPSPSQSPSRSREPSSAPPTESVRQGDGAPQPQRTADGTPRGTPSPTGDRPSGGPSQKKTPAKTPAKTPRPDPSGQRESDQKDSGSKDSKPAESPGVVEGSG, from the coding sequence ATGTCCGATTCTGCAGCGGTGACGGTCGGCGGGAGATATCGGCTGCTCAAGGCGATCGGCAGGGGCGGCATGGGCAAGGTGTGGCAGGCCCATGACGAGGTGCTGGGCCGGGACGTGGCCGTCAAGGAGGTGCTGCCGCCGCCCGATCTGACCGGGCCGGAGCGCGAGGTGTTCGCGCTGCGCACCTTCCGCGAGGCCAGGGCGGCGGGCCGGGTGGCGCACCCGGGCGTCGCCACCGTCTACGACGTCCTGGAGGAGGGCGGGCATCCGTGGATCGTCATGCAGCTCGTCCCGTCCAGGACGCTGGGTGAGCTGATCCGCTCGGAGGGCCCCCTGTCCCCCGAGGAGACGGCGCGGATCGGCCTGCAGCTCATGGAGGCGCTGCGCGCGGCGCACGCGGCCGGGGTGCTGCACCGCGACGTCAAGCCCGACAACGTGCTGCTCGCCGAGGACGGCCGGGCGGTGCTGACCGACTTCGGCATCGCCACCACCGAGGACGACACCCCGGTCACCAGGACCGGCGTCCTCATCGGCACGCCGGCCTTCATCGCGCCGGAGCGCGCGGCGGGCGGGCGGGCCTCGGCCGCCTCCGACCTGTGGTCGCTGGGCGTCACGCTCTACCTGGCCGTCGAGGGACACTCGCCGTTCCAGCGGGACAACCCGCTGACGACGCTGGGCGCGGTCATGCACGCCGACCCGGAGCCGCTGACGCGCGCGGGCGCGCTCGCGCCGGTGCTGCACGGCCTGCTGCGCAAGGACCCGGCCCAGCGCATGACGCTGGACGAGGCCGAGCGGGAGCTGTCGGCGATCCTCCTGGGCGGCGCGGCCGGTGGAGCCGGGACGTTGCCGCCGACGGTGGTCGTCCCGGGCGGCGCCCTGGCGGCAGACCCGGCCGCCGACCCGGCCGCGGGCCTGGCAGCGGGTCCCGCAGCGGGCCCGGGAGCCGGGACGGCGGGCGGCGCGGCAGCGGGCGCGGCCGGAGCCTGGGCCGCCCAGGCCGGCGCGGCGCAGGCCGGACCCTCGCAGGTCGGGCCCTCGCAGGCCGGGCCCTCGCAGGTCGGGCCCTCGCAGGTCGGGCCCTCACAGGCCGGAGCCCCGGGACCCGGAGCAGCGCATCCCGGAGCCGCGGGACCCGTGACGCCAGGACCCGGAGCCGCAGCGCCCGGAGCCGCGGGAGCCGGAGCCGCGGGAGCCGGAGCCGCAGGGGCAGGAGTCGCGGGGGCGACGGTGCCGGCGGGTGGCGGAGAAGCGGGCGGCCCGGTCGGGCCGGGCGGCACGGCCGAGCCGGGCACGGTCGTGGGCGGCGGACGGCGGCGGCACGGGGTGCCCTGGGCCGCCATCGCCGGCGGCGCGGTCCTGGTGGCGGCGGTGACGGGCGGCGCGGCCTGGTGGTCCGGCCGCGCGGACGGCTCCTTACGTTCCCCGTCCGCCACCCAGCCGGCCGTGGTCACCGGGAACCCGTCTCCCTCGCAGTCCCCGTCCCGTTCGCGGGAGCCGTCCTCCGCGCCGCCCACCGAGTCCGTACGGCAGGGCGACGGCGCTCCGCAGCCGCAGCGCACCGCGGACGGGACGCCCCGCGGCACCCCCTCCCCCACCGGCGACCGGCCCAGCGGCGGACCGAGCCAGAAGAAGACCCCCGCCAAGACCCCCGCCAAGACCCCGCGGCCGGACCCGTCCGGGCAGCGCGAGTCCGACCAGAAGGACAGCGGGTCCAAGGACAGCAAGCCGGCCGAGTCGCCCGGCGTGGTCGAGGGCTCCGGCTGA
- a CDS encoding AzlC family ABC transporter permease encodes MDGTTHRPAAVRDGLGVGLAVGLSGLAFGAAAVTAGLSVPQACVLSLLTFTGASQFALTGAAGAGGDPVAAVAGALLLGGRNTLYGLRLADLLRVRGPLRLLAAHGVIDETAAVSLAQPGRDAARAGFVATFASLYLTWNLTTLAGAYGTAFLGDPGAFGLDVVGPAAFLAILWPRLRAGGELAALALGGAAVALAATPFLPPGVPVLLSAAAVLPVMLRRREAGVRA; translated from the coding sequence ATGGATGGAACGACACATCGTCCCGCCGCCGTGCGGGACGGTCTCGGCGTGGGCCTGGCCGTGGGGCTGTCGGGGCTCGCCTTCGGGGCCGCGGCCGTCACCGCGGGGCTGAGCGTGCCGCAGGCGTGCGTGCTCAGCCTGCTGACGTTCACGGGGGCCTCCCAGTTCGCGCTGACGGGCGCGGCCGGCGCGGGCGGCGACCCGGTGGCGGCGGTCGCGGGCGCGCTGCTGCTCGGCGGCCGCAACACCCTGTACGGCCTGCGCCTGGCCGACCTGCTCCGGGTACGCGGCCCGCTGCGGCTGCTGGCCGCGCACGGCGTGATCGACGAGACCGCCGCCGTCTCCCTCGCCCAGCCCGGCCGCGACGCGGCGCGGGCCGGTTTCGTCGCCACCTTCGCCAGCCTCTACCTCACCTGGAACCTGACGACGCTGGCCGGCGCGTACGGCACCGCGTTCCTCGGCGACCCCGGCGCGTTCGGCCTGGACGTGGTGGGCCCGGCCGCGTTCCTCGCCATCCTCTGGCCGCGGCTGCGGGCCGGCGGCGAGCTCGCCGCGCTGGCGCTGGGCGGGGCGGCGGTCGCGCTGGCCGCCACGCCGTTCCTGCCGCCCGGCGTCCCGGTGCTGCTGTCGGCGGCGGCCGTGCTGCCCGTCATGCTGCGCCGGCGCGAGGCGGGGGTTCGGGCGTGA
- a CDS encoding DivIVA domain-containing protein yields the protein MPLTPADVRNKQFSTTRLRPGYDEEEVDAFLDEVEAELDRLIQENEELRAKLAECLRGKVPGGMSMPMASAPVQEQPKPEMMAPPQPEPMRAPEPPPVQQPPVPVAMSMPPAEDNMDTAARVLALAQQTADQAIADARREADETVTRARREADEILTKARRQAEQVIGDARARAETLERDAQERHRQAMGSLVQTRDELERKVEELRSFEREYRSRLKLYLENQLAELNVSAEGSGGFPVMSGGPGGQAPAMHAVPQGGQPPLPGSPNPFGGEAPQGAFPGADGPHNDRR from the coding sequence ATGCCGCTGACGCCCGCTGATGTGCGGAACAAGCAGTTCAGTACCACCCGGCTGCGGCCGGGCTACGACGAGGAAGAGGTCGACGCCTTCCTCGACGAGGTGGAGGCTGAGCTCGACCGCCTGATCCAAGAGAACGAGGAGCTCCGCGCCAAGCTGGCCGAGTGCCTGCGCGGAAAGGTGCCGGGCGGCATGAGCATGCCCATGGCCTCCGCGCCGGTCCAGGAGCAGCCCAAGCCGGAGATGATGGCGCCGCCGCAGCCGGAGCCCATGCGGGCCCCCGAGCCGCCGCCGGTGCAGCAGCCGCCCGTCCCCGTGGCCATGAGCATGCCTCCCGCCGAGGACAACATGGACACCGCGGCCCGCGTGCTCGCCCTCGCCCAGCAGACCGCCGACCAGGCCATCGCCGACGCCCGCCGCGAGGCCGACGAGACCGTCACCCGCGCCCGCCGCGAGGCCGACGAGATCCTCACCAAGGCCCGCCGCCAGGCCGAGCAGGTCATCGGCGACGCCCGCGCTCGCGCCGAGACGCTCGAGCGCGACGCGCAGGAGCGCCACCGCCAGGCCATGGGCTCGCTGGTGCAGACCCGCGACGAGCTGGAGCGCAAGGTCGAGGAGCTGCGCAGCTTCGAGCGCGAGTACCGCAGCAGGCTCAAGCTCTACCTGGAGAACCAGCTCGCCGAGCTCAACGTCTCGGCCGAGGGCAGCGGCGGGTTCCCCGTCATGTCCGGCGGCCCCGGCGGCCAGGCTCCGGCGATGCACGCCGTGCCCCAGGGTGGTCAGCCGCCGCTCCCCGGCAGCCCCAACCCCTTCGGCGGCGAGGCTCCGCAGGGCGCTTTCCCCGGCGCTGACGGTCCCCACAACGACCGCCGGTAA
- a CDS encoding AraC family transcriptional regulator, translating into MREQAHFFRHPAVPETDLLKARYVTHRFSRHVHDGYAIGLIVRGVEEFDYRGTTHRAAAGELVLVNPDASHTGQAGTPDGWSYRMLYPSIEAVSAIAEELGALRGTPYFPRQVARDDAVAALLARAHQAAERGDALAASTLSRTMFARLLARHAVPGPPRTPPGAGGRAVREAVALLHERLADPPALEELAAAVGARPFGLLRAFKEATGLPPHAYLTSLRVRTARRLLEDGVRPALVAAEVGFTDQAHLTRHFRRIVGVPPAAYQRAAGTYKTGGPPGA; encoded by the coding sequence GTGAGAGAGCAGGCCCATTTCTTCCGGCACCCCGCGGTGCCGGAGACCGACCTGCTCAAGGCCCGTTACGTCACGCACCGCTTCTCCCGCCACGTCCACGACGGCTACGCGATCGGGCTGATCGTGCGGGGCGTGGAGGAGTTCGACTACCGGGGCACCACGCACCGGGCGGCGGCGGGCGAGCTGGTGCTGGTCAACCCCGACGCCTCGCACACCGGCCAGGCGGGCACGCCGGACGGCTGGTCGTACCGGATGTTGTACCCGTCGATCGAGGCGGTGTCGGCGATCGCGGAGGAGCTGGGGGCCTTGCGCGGCACGCCGTACTTCCCCCGGCAGGTGGCGCGCGACGACGCGGTGGCGGCACTGCTGGCGCGGGCGCACCAGGCGGCCGAGCGGGGCGACGCGCTGGCCGCCTCGACGCTGAGCCGGACGATGTTCGCCCGGCTGCTGGCCCGCCACGCCGTGCCCGGCCCGCCGCGCACCCCGCCGGGCGCGGGCGGCCGGGCGGTGCGCGAGGCCGTGGCCCTGCTGCACGAACGCCTGGCCGACCCGCCCGCGCTGGAGGAGCTGGCGGCGGCGGTGGGGGCGCGGCCGTTCGGGCTGCTGCGGGCGTTCAAGGAGGCGACGGGGTTGCCGCCGCACGCGTACCTGACCTCGCTGCGCGTGCGCACCGCGCGCCGCCTGCTGGAGGACGGGGTACGGCCGGCGCTGGTGGCCGCCGAGGTGGGCTTCACCGACCAGGCGCACCTCACCCGGCATTTCCGCCGCATCGTCGGAGTACCGCCCGCCGCGTACCAACGTGCCGCAGGAACGTACAAGACCGGCGGACCGCCCGGGGCCTAG
- a CDS encoding TraR/DksA family transcriptional regulator, whose amino-acid sequence MAAVTQTATPSMWSEEELAEVRGRLQQEIDELEADISRHESEIASGEITQGAGDDQADAGAKTYEREREIALTLNARDLVAQNERAIARIDAGTYGVCESCHKPIGKERLQAFPRATLCVACKQREERR is encoded by the coding sequence ATGGCGGCAGTCACGCAGACCGCTACACCGTCGATGTGGTCGGAAGAGGAGCTGGCCGAGGTTCGCGGCAGGCTCCAGCAGGAGATCGACGAGCTCGAGGCGGACATCTCCCGCCACGAGAGCGAGATAGCCTCTGGCGAGATCACCCAGGGCGCGGGCGACGACCAGGCGGACGCCGGCGCCAAGACGTACGAGCGCGAACGCGAGATCGCCCTTACCCTGAATGCGCGCGATCTGGTCGCGCAGAACGAACGTGCGATCGCCAGGATCGACGCAGGGACCTATGGAGTGTGCGAATCGTGCCACAAGCCGATCGGCAAGGAACGCCTGCAGGCGTTCCCGAGGGCGACGCTGTGCGTGGCCTGCAAGCAGAGGGAGGAGCGCCGGTAG
- the lspA gene encoding signal peptidase II, translating into MLAAVIYTADLITKTVVLRTLEGKAPLVVVPDVLQFRVIFNSGAAFSIGTGMTFVFTLIAAGVVAAIVRTARKLGSRAWAVTLGLLLGGALGNLTDRLLRYPSGLGRPTQLQGHVVDFIEVLPGHFPVIDYFPVFNIADSAIVCGGILAVLLAWRNVQIDGSREVKGAGESE; encoded by the coding sequence GTGCTGGCGGCCGTGATCTACACGGCCGACCTGATCACCAAGACGGTGGTGCTGCGGACGCTTGAGGGCAAGGCGCCCCTGGTCGTCGTCCCTGACGTCCTCCAGTTCCGGGTGATCTTCAATTCCGGTGCCGCGTTCAGCATCGGCACCGGAATGACCTTCGTCTTCACGCTGATCGCCGCCGGCGTCGTGGCGGCGATCGTGCGCACCGCGCGCAAGCTGGGCAGCCGGGCGTGGGCCGTCACGCTCGGCCTGCTGCTCGGCGGCGCCCTCGGCAACCTCACCGACCGGCTGCTGCGCTACCCGTCGGGCCTCGGCCGGCCCACACAGCTCCAGGGGCACGTGGTCGACTTCATCGAGGTGCTGCCGGGCCACTTCCCGGTCATCGACTACTTCCCCGTCTTCAACATCGCCGACTCGGCGATCGTCTGCGGCGGCATCCTGGCGGTGCTGCTGGCCTGGCGCAACGTGCAGATCGACGGCAGCCGCGAGGTCAAGGGGGCGGGCGAGAGTGAGTGA
- a CDS encoding RluA family pseudouridine synthase, with protein sequence MSERRSLPVPDGLEGERLDAALSRLFGFSRTRAAELIADGEVLVDGRQPAKSDRVRGGAWLEVTLPPPPTTPMPVAEPVPGMTIVYEDDDILVVNKPIGVAAHPTVGWTGPTVIGGLLGAGHTIATSGAAERQGIVHRLDANTTGAMVVAKSEHAYSHLKRAFKERTVDKRYHALVQGHPDPFRGTVDAPIDRHPSGDGRFAVVAGGKPSVTHYDTIEAFRAASLLDIKLETGRTHQIRVHMSALRHPCAGDLFYGADPTLAARLGLTRQWLHAVALGFEHPSTGEWMSFSTDYPADLQKALDLVRQES encoded by the coding sequence GTGAGTGAGCGGCGCAGCCTGCCCGTGCCGGACGGCCTGGAGGGCGAGCGGCTCGACGCCGCGCTCTCGCGCCTGTTCGGCTTCTCCCGCACCCGCGCCGCCGAGCTGATCGCGGACGGCGAGGTGCTGGTCGACGGCCGGCAGCCGGCCAAGTCGGACCGGGTGCGCGGCGGCGCCTGGCTGGAGGTGACGCTGCCGCCCCCGCCCACCACGCCCATGCCGGTGGCCGAGCCGGTGCCCGGCATGACCATCGTGTACGAGGACGACGACATCCTCGTCGTCAACAAGCCCATCGGCGTGGCCGCCCACCCCACCGTCGGCTGGACCGGCCCCACCGTCATCGGCGGCCTGCTCGGCGCCGGCCACACCATCGCCACCAGCGGCGCCGCCGAACGCCAGGGCATCGTGCACCGCCTCGACGCCAACACCACCGGCGCCATGGTCGTCGCCAAGAGCGAGCACGCCTACTCCCACCTCAAGCGCGCCTTCAAGGAACGCACGGTGGACAAGCGCTACCACGCCCTCGTCCAGGGGCACCCCGACCCGTTCCGCGGCACCGTGGACGCGCCGATCGACCGGCACCCGTCCGGCGACGGGCGCTTCGCGGTGGTGGCCGGCGGCAAGCCGTCCGTCACCCACTACGACACGATCGAGGCGTTCCGGGCGGCGTCGCTGCTCGACATCAAGCTGGAGACCGGCCGCACCCACCAGATCAGGGTCCACATGTCGGCCCTCCGCCACCCCTGCGCCGGCGACCTGTTCTACGGGGCCGACCCCACGCTCGCCGCCCGCCTCGGCCTGACCCGGCAGTGGCTGCACGCGGTCGCGCTCGGCTTCGAGCACCCCTCGACCGGGGAGTGGATGTCGTTCAGCACCGACTACCCGGCCGACCTGCAGAAGGCGCTCGACCTGGTGCGGCAGGAGTCCTAG
- the ileS gene encoding isoleucine--tRNA ligase, whose amino-acid sequence MSSPTFRPLPAQVDLPALEREVLDRWRDGKIFERSVEQNAGNPSWVFYEGPPTANGLPGVHHVEARVFKDLFPRYKSMRGFSVPRKAGWDCHGLPVEVGIERELGLSGKRDIETYGIAEFNAKCRESVLRHVDAFEQLTERMGYWIDLSQAYRTMDPSYIESVWWSLKVVFDKGLLFRDFRITPYCPRCGTGLSDHEMGQPGAYETVSSPSVYVRMPVLSGPLAELGAALLIWTTTPWTLVSNTAVAVHPDVTYVAARTADGEVLVVAEPLLSVLGEGATELARYTGRDLEHTAYARPFELVDIPGAHYVVLGDYVTVEDGTGLVHQAPAFGADDMAVIKRYDMPVVNPIGPDGRFLDDVPMVGGTFFKDADEELTEDLRARGLLYRGGHMEHSYPHCWRCHTALLYYALPSWYIRTTAIKDQMLAENAGTNWYPETIKWGRFGEWLRNNVDWSLSRSRYWGTPLPLWVCGADETHVTCVGSLEELGTLAGQDVSALDPHRPYVDDVVFPCPSCGAEARRVPDVIDAWYDSGSMPFAQWGERGMPEGVYPAQFICEATDQTRGWFYSLMAVGTLVFGKSSYENVLCLGLILAEDGRKMSKHLGNILEPIPLMDEHGADALRWFMACSGSPWAARRVGHNALEEIVRKVLLTLWNTSSFFTLYANAESWSPARLAEATPAAERPLLDRWALAELHRTVAEVTAALEEYDTQRAGRRLADFLDDLSNWYVRRSRRRFWQGSQDAFATLYECLETTLRLMAPITPFVTDYLWDVLRAADAPASVHLASWPEVREDLLDPVLSDRMALVRRLVELGRSARASSGVKTRQPLGRALVGAHGWPALPAELRGLVADELNVQTLEDMSGFSADLVNYTVKPNFRALGKRFGPQTKLVAAAVTAADPARVARAIRSGGTVMVEADELGEIMLGPDDVIVNEQPRAGWAVETGAIGAGAGETIALDLELTDELRRAGLLREVIRLVQEARKATGLSITDRIELWWSAAGSADLAAALRDEPQVVAEEVLATSVTEGTAEGLPSHTDEDLGLTFQLRRA is encoded by the coding sequence ATGTCTTCCCCAACCTTCCGCCCTCTTCCCGCGCAGGTCGACCTGCCCGCGCTCGAGCGCGAGGTCCTCGACCGCTGGCGGGACGGGAAGATCTTCGAGCGCTCCGTCGAGCAGAACGCGGGCAACCCGTCGTGGGTGTTCTACGAGGGCCCGCCCACCGCCAACGGCCTGCCCGGCGTGCACCACGTCGAGGCGCGCGTGTTCAAGGACCTCTTCCCGCGCTACAAGTCGATGCGCGGCTTCAGCGTCCCGCGCAAGGCGGGCTGGGACTGCCACGGCCTGCCGGTCGAGGTCGGCATCGAGCGCGAGCTGGGCCTGTCCGGCAAGCGCGACATCGAGACGTACGGCATCGCCGAGTTCAACGCCAAGTGCCGCGAGTCGGTGCTGCGTCACGTCGACGCCTTCGAGCAGCTCACCGAGCGGATGGGCTACTGGATCGACCTGTCGCAGGCTTACCGGACGATGGACCCGTCCTACATCGAGTCGGTGTGGTGGTCGCTGAAGGTCGTCTTCGACAAGGGGCTGCTCTTCCGCGACTTCCGCATCACGCCGTACTGCCCGCGCTGCGGCACGGGGCTGTCCGACCACGAGATGGGGCAGCCGGGCGCGTACGAGACGGTCTCCAGCCCGTCGGTGTACGTGCGCATGCCGGTGCTGTCCGGGCCGCTGGCCGAGCTGGGCGCCGCGCTGCTCATCTGGACGACCACGCCGTGGACGCTGGTGTCCAACACCGCGGTCGCCGTGCACCCCGACGTCACCTACGTCGCCGCCCGCACCGCCGACGGCGAGGTGCTGGTGGTGGCCGAGCCGCTGCTGTCGGTCCTCGGCGAGGGCGCGACCGAGCTGGCCCGCTACACCGGCCGCGACCTGGAGCACACGGCCTACGCGCGGCCGTTCGAGCTGGTCGACATCCCGGGCGCCCACTACGTCGTGCTCGGCGACTACGTCACCGTCGAGGACGGCACCGGCCTGGTCCACCAGGCGCCCGCCTTCGGCGCCGACGACATGGCGGTCATCAAGCGCTACGACATGCCGGTCGTCAACCCGATCGGCCCCGACGGCCGCTTCCTCGACGACGTCCCCATGGTCGGCGGCACGTTCTTCAAGGACGCCGACGAGGAGCTGACCGAGGACCTGCGGGCCCGCGGCCTGCTCTACCGCGGCGGCCACATGGAGCACAGCTACCCGCACTGCTGGCGCTGCCACACGGCGCTGCTCTACTACGCCCTGCCGTCCTGGTACATCCGCACCACCGCGATCAAGGACCAGATGCTGGCCGAGAACGCCGGCACCAACTGGTACCCCGAGACCATCAAGTGGGGCCGGTTCGGCGAGTGGCTGCGCAACAACGTCGACTGGTCGCTGTCGCGCTCGCGCTACTGGGGCACGCCGCTGCCGCTGTGGGTGTGCGGCGCGGACGAGACGCACGTCACCTGCGTCGGGTCGCTGGAGGAGCTGGGCACGCTGGCCGGGCAGGACGTCTCGGCCCTCGACCCGCACCGGCCGTACGTGGACGACGTCGTCTTCCCCTGCCCGTCCTGCGGCGCCGAGGCCCGCCGGGTGCCCGACGTCATCGACGCCTGGTACGACTCCGGCTCCATGCCGTTCGCGCAGTGGGGCGAGCGCGGCATGCCCGAGGGCGTCTACCCGGCGCAGTTCATCTGCGAGGCCACCGACCAGACCCGCGGCTGGTTCTACTCGCTCATGGCCGTCGGCACGCTGGTCTTCGGCAAGTCCTCCTACGAGAACGTGCTCTGCCTCGGCCTCATCCTGGCCGAGGACGGCCGCAAGATGAGCAAGCACCTCGGCAACATCCTGGAGCCGATCCCGCTGATGGACGAGCACGGCGCCGACGCGCTGCGCTGGTTCATGGCCTGCTCCGGCTCGCCGTGGGCGGCCCGCCGGGTGGGGCACAACGCCCTGGAGGAGATCGTCCGCAAGGTCCTGCTGACCCTGTGGAACACCTCGTCGTTCTTCACCCTGTACGCCAACGCCGAGTCCTGGTCGCCGGCCCGGCTGGCCGAGGCCACGCCGGCCGCCGAGCGCCCGCTGCTCGACCGGTGGGCGCTGGCCGAGCTGCACCGCACGGTCGCCGAGGTGACGGCGGCGCTGGAGGAGTACGACACCCAGCGCGCCGGCCGCCGCCTGGCCGACTTCCTGGACGACCTGTCCAACTGGTACGTGCGCCGCTCGCGCCGCCGCTTCTGGCAGGGCTCGCAGGACGCCTTCGCCACGCTGTACGAGTGCCTGGAGACGACGCTGCGGCTGATGGCGCCCATCACGCCGTTCGTCACCGACTACCTCTGGGACGTGCTGCGCGCGGCCGACGCCCCCGCCTCCGTGCACCTGGCGTCCTGGCCCGAGGTGCGCGAGGACCTGCTCGACCCGGTGCTGTCGGACCGGATGGCGCTGGTGCGGCGGCTGGTGGAGCTGGGCCGCTCGGCCCGCGCGTCGTCGGGGGTCAAGACCCGGCAGCCGCTCGGGCGGGCCCTGGTGGGCGCGCACGGCTGGCCGGCGCTCCCGGCCGAGCTGCGCGGGCTGGTGGCCGACGAGCTCAACGTTCAGACGCTGGAGGACATGTCCGGCTTCAGCGCCGACCTCGTGAACTACACGGTCAAGCCGAACTTCCGGGCGCTCGGCAAGCGGTTCGGCCCGCAGACCAAGCTGGTGGCCGCCGCCGTCACGGCCGCCGATCCGGCCCGGGTGGCCCGCGCCATCCGTTCCGGCGGCACGGTCATGGTGGAGGCGGACGAGCTGGGCGAGATCATGCTCGGCCCCGACGACGTGATCGTCAACGAGCAGCCCCGGGCCGGCTGGGCCGTCGAGACCGGCGCCATCGGCGCGGGAGCGGGCGAGACCATCGCCCTCGACCTGGAGCTGACGGACGAGCTGCGCCGCGCCGGCCTGCTGCGCGAGGTCATCCGCCTGGTCCAGGAAGCCCGCAAGGCCACCGGGCTGTCGATCACCGACCGCATCGAGCTGTGGTGGTCCGCCGCCGGGTCCGCCGACCTCGCCGCCGCGCTGCGGGACGAGCCGCAGGTGGTGGCGGAGGAGGTGCTGGCCACGTCGGTGACGGAGGGCACGGCCGAGGGCCTGCCGTCCCACACCGACGAGGACCTGGGCCTCACCTTCCAGCTCCGCCGCGCCTGA
- a CDS encoding cell division protein SepF yields MAGAMRKMAVYLGLVEDDRYERYETYQDDYAYEEEVQRTGEDRPVAAQDRDDEPDAPVPAPRPSTAILERRTTDLARITTLHPRTYNEARTIGEHFRDGTPVIMNLTEMVDSDAKRLVDFAAGLVFGLHGSIERVTNKVFLLSPANVEVTAEDKARIAERGFFNQS; encoded by the coding sequence ATGGCCGGCGCGATGCGCAAGATGGCGGTCTACCTCGGTCTCGTGGAGGACGACCGCTACGAGAGGTACGAGACCTACCAGGACGACTACGCCTACGAGGAAGAGGTGCAGCGGACCGGCGAGGATCGGCCCGTGGCGGCCCAGGACCGCGACGACGAACCCGACGCCCCGGTGCCCGCGCCCAGGCCCTCCACGGCGATCCTGGAGCGCCGCACGACCGATCTGGCCCGCATCACCACGCTCCACCCGCGTACGTACAACGAGGCGCGCACCATCGGCGAGCACTTCCGCGACGGCACCCCGGTCATCATGAACCTGACCGAGATGGTTGACAGCGACGCCAAACGGCTGGTCGATTTCGCGGCAGGTCTCGTCTTTGGCCTACACGGGAGCATCGAACGTGTTACCAACAAGGTGTTCCTGTTGTCCCCTGCCAATGTCGAGGTGACCGCCGAGGACAAGGCTCGAATCGCGGAACGCGGGTTCTTCAATCAGAGTTAG
- a CDS encoding YggT family protein — translation MAIVGQILVVVLSLYLVLLIGRMIFETVQAFARQWRPTGVVLVLAEATYTATDPPLKFLRRFIPPLRLGTVAFDLSFTVLFIVVLILIQIAGLLR, via the coding sequence GTGGCGATCGTGGGTCAGATCTTGGTCGTTGTCCTGTCTCTCTACCTGGTGCTGCTCATCGGCAGGATGATCTTCGAGACGGTGCAGGCGTTCGCCCGTCAGTGGCGGCCGACCGGCGTCGTGCTGGTGCTGGCCGAGGCCACGTACACCGCGACGGATCCGCCTCTCAAGTTCCTCCGCCGTTTCATTCCTCCGCTCCGGTTGGGTACGGTGGCCTTTGACCTAAGCTTCACTGTCCTGTTCATCGTGGTCCTGATCTTGATCCAGATCGCGGGGCTGCTGCGGTGA
- a CDS encoding AzlD domain-containing protein, producing the protein MSGWWWPIAVLCAGCYALKLAGLAAPRRVLEHPVVRRFAELVPVTLLAALIAVQTFTEAGGLRFDPARTAGLVAAVVALLLRAPFLAVLVCAAAVTALARLILG; encoded by the coding sequence ATGAGCGGATGGTGGTGGCCGATCGCGGTGCTGTGCGCCGGCTGCTACGCGCTGAAGCTGGCGGGGCTGGCCGCGCCGCGGCGGGTGCTGGAGCATCCGGTGGTGCGCAGGTTCGCCGAGCTGGTGCCGGTGACGCTGCTGGCGGCGCTGATCGCGGTGCAGACGTTCACCGAGGCGGGCGGGCTGCGCTTCGACCCGGCGCGCACGGCCGGGCTGGTGGCGGCGGTGGTCGCGCTGCTGCTGCGCGCGCCGTTCCTCGCCGTGCTGGTCTGCGCGGCGGCGGTGACCGCGCTTGCCCGGCTGATCCTTGGGTAG